The Sulfurospirillum deleyianum DSM 6946 nucleotide sequence TTTCTATCTGTTGCATAAGTTGGGCATTGCTCTCACGTATACAGTAAGATTGTTTGAGTTCACTTAAATCCAAAAAAGCTGTGACACGCAAACTTTTCTCATTTTTCATCACCGTTGTTCCACGAATCAATGCACAAAACGCTGTACCATCACATTTTTGAAGCATACACTCATACATATCCACACGAGGCAAACGAAGCTGTGCTTCAACCAATGTTAAAGACTCAGGAGCCACTAACTCCAAAAGATTTTTTCCAATTAACTGATGCCTAGAAAAACAACCAAAAAGATGAATAGCCCGCTGGTTGACCTCGACAATCACACCATTGTGGGACAAAACCATCCCCTCAATACTCAAATCCATAAAACGGGCTAATTGTGATTGACTTCGTTGCCACAGCACAAAACCAACACCACTAAAAGAGAGTAAGCCTAGCAAAAAAATATGACTATAATCCCATGTTAAAGGCATCGTAACTCCAAAGAGGGTTCCCCTACAAAATAACCTTGAAAACCATCCACACCGATTTGGCATAAGCGTTTAAAAATTATTTCATTGTGAACATACTCTGCAATCGTTTTTACATGTAAAGCGTGTGCAAAAGCAACAATACCCTCTACAAGATGCAGTACCTTTTCATCGTTATCAATTTGACGAATTAAAGAACCATCAATTTTAAGATGTGTCGGAGAGAGATGGAGTAGATGTGCAAAATTAGAATAGCCTGTGCCAAAATCATCCACAGCGATAGGCGCATCATCGTACCCAATATCACGCAAAAACTCTTTGATGACTTGTGCATTCATCCCTTTTTCACTCTCCAAAATCTCAAACATCAACATCGAACATCCATACGACGCTTTAAACATATGCAACTGTGTACGCAACAGCGTACGAATCTCTTTATTGACGATATCACGTTCACTTAAATTAATCGAAAAAAGCACGGTGGGATTTAAAAACATCTTCGCCAATACCTTCTCAATCATACGGTAACTTAAGCGATCATACTGGCGGGTACGTTTGGATAAATCTAAAAACAAAGAGGGCGAAACGTACATATCCTGTCCAGCTTCATCTTTGGTTTTAATGCGCATTAATGCCTCATATTTTAAAATCTCACCGCAGGCATTGACAACGGGTTGATAAAAAGGAATCACATCATCATTATCAAGGGTATCTGCAATCACTTCTTGCCAATAAAAATCACTGCTCAAACACGCCGTTTCATCTAAATTGCTGGTATAAACCACAAATTTTTTGCCCATCTGCTTGGCAAAATCAAGTGCGGTATAAGCTTTTTTAAAAAGTTCCTCGTGATCAAATGTTACCCCAACAGTAATCCCTATCATGATCTTTTTAGGTAAAGATTCTATCTCCAAAGGATGTTCATTGAGCGTATCAACCACGTGCATAATATCTGCGTAAATCTGCTCCGTATCCAAAGCACATGTGGCTTTAAACAAAACAAAGTCATTCGAAGAGAGCTCAAACGCACGATAACCTAGCGTTTGAGCGACATGATGTAACTCTCTTGCGAAACGTTGGACAATTTCATGGCTTATCTTAGCGCCATACAGTTTCATATAATGCGTTAAATGATCCATATGAATGAGAAAAAAAAGAGGAATTTCAAGGGGTGATAAAAGGGCTAAATGCTCCTCTAAAAATTTTTTATTGGGAAGTTTGGTATGAATCTCCTTAAAACTTTGATCATACAAAGCAGACTCTTGCAATTCAACTTTTTGTGCGAGTTGTTGCATAT carries:
- a CDS encoding EAL domain-containing response regulator: MTQSAVKSLKERCQGMRVLYVEDDEVTQKYTYALLSNIFEHIDMVSDGQSAYDKFVDAKITIPSLELPLKLSYDLIVVDLKIPKLDGISLIAKIRKICHETAIIITSAYNDSDYFLESIRLGVNGYVLKPFDFDYFLETLIRVVDSVNLQKATHTHMQQLAQKVELQESALYDQSFKEIHTKLPNKKFLEEHLALLSPLEIPLFFLIHMDHLTHYMKLYGAKISHEIVQRFARELHHVAQTLGYRAFELSSNDFVLFKATCALDTEQIYADIMHVVDTLNEHPLEIESLPKKIMIGITVGVTFDHEELFKKAYTALDFAKQMGKKFVVYTSNLDETACLSSDFYWQEVIADTLDNDDVIPFYQPVVNACGEILKYEALMRIKTKDEAGQDMYVSPSLFLDLSKRTRQYDRLSYRMIEKVLAKMFLNPTVLFSINLSERDIVNKEIRTLLRTQLHMFKASYGCSMLMFEILESEKGMNAQVIKEFLRDIGYDDAPIAVDDFGTGYSNFAHLLHLSPTHLKIDGSLIRQIDNDEKVLHLVEGIVAFAHALHVKTIAEYVHNEIIFKRLCQIGVDGFQGYFVGEPSLELRCL